A window of Methanobrevibacter sp. genomic DNA:
GTGCTTTGTGAGGAATTTCCTTTAAAATAAACAATTAGATTTATAAAAGACTATTTTCATTAAAGTATTATATTTGAAAGGTGTATTTATGGAGCAATTGGAAAAGGGATACGATTATTTGAAGGAAAACAGCTATTTCTTTGGGGAAGTGCCTAATAAAAGGGCTTTGGAGATAGCAGATTATAAGTTCTTTTGGGACACTTCAGATGAGTTGGCTCCCTTTGGATGTGAAGAGGCATATGTTGCCTTTTGTGAATTGGCCAACTGGCTAATTGATTTTCCAAACACTCCAATAATTGAATGTTTCATGTGGATTCTGGAATCTTGGGACTTGGAATTGGAGGATTTCAATGATGATATAATTGAAAGCGAAAGAATCTTAAGGATAATTCAAGATATGGATTTCTATGAAGAGCTGATGACTTTGGACTATACAATAATCAGCACTGGCTTCGGACAGTTGATCATTCAAGGAAAAATAGACGGGGATGTTAAGAATATCATTCAATTGTCTATTTTACGTCAAATGAACTCCCATGTTTTAGATGCCTTTTTGGGAAACAATGAACAATGGAAATATGAAAGATACCTGTATTTGCAAAAGCTTTTGGAGATATTGGAAGAGGCTTAGAAAATCAATCTTCTTAATTCTTCTTTTATTTGATTCCTTATTCTTCAAAACTTTTCTGGGTTAATTCATATAGAAAATATTTATAAATGTTAAAGAATAAAATATATATGGTTTATAACTATGTTAAAAAATGGTTTAATGTTGATTAAGCTATTTTCTAAAAATCATTTTTATTTAAAACTATACTTAAAAGCTACACAAAATAATTTTTTAAAAGGAGATTTATATGACTTGTAGTATATTAGTCGGAGGAGCTTGGGGAGATGAAGGTAAAGGAAAATGCATCACTTACCTTTGTGACAAGGATAAGCCAAGCATCATTGCCCGTGCAGGTGTCGGACCAAATGCAGGGCATTCAGTAGAATTCAATGGAGAGAAATACGGTTTAAGATTAACTCCATCTGGTTTTGTGCATAAGGATGCCAAACTCATGATTGGTGCAGGTGTTTTAGTCAATCCTGATGTATTATTCAAGGAATTTGAAGACTTGAAGAAATATGATGTAAAGGAAAGAATGTCTGTTGATCCAAGATGTGCAATTATTAATGATGATCACATATCAAGAGATAAAAGTTCCGAACACTTAGCTAAAAAAATTGGAAGTACAGGTTCCGGTTGCGGTCCTGCCAATTCAGACCGTGTAATGAGAAATATCTCTCTTGCAAAGGACATTCCTGAACTTGAAGATTATATTGCTGACGTATCCATTGCTTGCAATGATGCAATTGAAAATGGAGATGATGTATTCATAGAAGGTTCTCAAGGATTCGCCCTTTCACTTTATTATGGGTCATATCCCTTTGTAACAAGTAAGGACACTACAGCTTCAACATTTGCCGCTGATGTCGGTGTGGGACCAACTAAAGTGGATGAAGTGATCAATGTATTCAAATCCTATATCTCCCGTGTTGGAGAAGGTCCTTTCCCAACAGAAATGACTCAAGAGGAAGCTGAAAGCAAAGGTCTTGAGGAATATGGTGTTGTAACCGGAAGACGTAGAAGAATTGGCTACTTTGATATGGAACTTGCTAAGGAATCATGCAGAATCAATGGTGCCACTCAAATAGCTTTAACTTGTGTGGATAAGCTTTTTGACTGTGCACGTGTTCAAGATTATGGTCAATTGTCAGCTGAAACCAAAGCCTTCATTTCAGAAATAGAACAGGAAACCGGTGTGCCAGTAACCATCATATCTACTGGACCAGACTTAAAGGACACTATTGACTTAAGAAAAGAATTGTTATAATTCTTTTCCAATTTTTCTTTTTTTAGTCTTTTTATAATTTTTCTTTTTTTAAATTAACTAATTCTTTTTTAAGATTGATTTTACTTTTCTTATTGGTTTTGTCATTTTCCAAGAATTGGAATTTAAAAAACTTTTTATTTCTTTATCCTTTTTCTTAATCTCTTTCTCTTTCTTTTTAATTTCCGCATTCTTTAAATCAATCTCTTTTTGCAATTTGTCATTTTTTTCAATATTCTCTATAGATTTGATTTTAGATTTTGTGTAAGGCGGACGGTTTGGGCGTTTGATTATATATCTTAAAAAATTACATTCCCATGTCATGAATAATTTCAGATTTCCAATATCTAAATTGAAATGTTCAAATATTTCTTCAAAATTTGTGAATTCCCTTATCAGGCTGTTGCTATAGAAATGATAATTAAATGACCTATAAAATATATATTCTAAAGGTATTGGGAAATCAAAAATCCATTCATAGTCGATTAGAGTAAATTCACCATCAATTAAAAACATATTGGCGAAAATTGAATCCAGATAAGATTTTTTGTGGCAATGGAATTTAATGTCTGATTTCACTTTAAAAATCTTTAAAAATTCTTCCGTACAATATGCATTGGATTCAAATGAATTGTAGAACAATGCATCATAATAATCCTCAATCAATTTAAAAAATTTGTCCTTATCATCATCTGCAATAGCATCAAGAAGCAGATATTCGCAGGATTTTTGCTTTAAAAAATCATAATAAAGGGCATTATCATTCATTTCAGCGTTCAAGCATTTAATTTTACCTATAACATATGTGCTTCCCTCAAACATTTTCTTAATGTGGTCATTTGATTTTGTTGAAATAGGGGTTTTGGAAACCTTGCCATCAGACCAAATAGTTGTATATATGTTAAATTCCTCTTTCCTATCTGTGCCTAGTTTGACATAATCAATTTTGTCAGTTGGATAGGTCATATCAGAAGATCGGATTTCAATTAGAAATGAATTAGCGAAATATTGGGATAAATTTTCTTGAGATAATGATAGATTTAATTTCACTTCATCAAAAATGAGGGTTCTTTCACTGGAATAATCGTTAACTCCGGTATATGGAATTTCATTTATAAATCTGTCGGTGTTGATAACTTGAGGAAATTCATGATTTGGATATGGGTAAAAAAACTTATAATTGGAGAAACCTGAAGCATCAATAATATTGCAAATCTCGGTTTTTGCAAATGTCTGAACAAAATCTATATCAGAATATCCATTGATTCCATTGAAATACTGATTTGTATGCTCTTCCTTATATCCTGCAAAGTATTTCAAGCCTAAGCGATTGCTTAAAGCAAGCAGTATGACTCCATCATCCTTTAAAAACTTTTTAAGATAATCTAAATAGTCAACATAAGGATTTTCAGATTGTACAAAGGATTTTGCATATTCAAAAACATTGCATAAGACAATGTAATCAAATTTTTCATCAAGTTCAATATCATTGAAATCGGAAACTATAACCTCAGCATCTTCTGCCCTTTTTGAAATGATCTTGCATTTTGATTCACTCTCTTCAACTGCAACAACACGGCCGAGCTTTTCTGTGAACAATGATGTCAATTGACCATAGCCTGCCCCTATTTCAAGCAGGCTTCCCTCTTTTTTAAATGGATACCAATGAAATAGATTTTGCCTTAATGGGGAAAGGAAATAATGATACTCGTAATGATTGTTCCTTTTCAACACATCAAAGATATCTTCGCCATCGCAAATGATATCATATATCTCATTTTCCAAATCTGCATCTTCATATAGTCTTTGATAATTCATGTTTAAACCCATATCATAATCTAAAAAACTTTTTTTCTAATTTTAGCATTTAATAAAAAATTAATTTAGTTTTAAAAAAAGAATAAATAAATATTTAAAAAAATAAAAAAAGAGAAAGGATTCGATATTTAGTCATTTGCCAAATTATCGAAGTATCCTTGGATGAATACGACTGGAGTTCCCTTGTCTCCAGAACCGCTGGTCAAGTCACATAATGAGCCAATCAGGTCAGTCAATACTCTAGGAGTTGTTCCTTCGGTAATCATTTGTCCGGTCAAGTCAGCGTCCTTTTGTCTGATTTCCTCTTTAATGGCTTCTTTTAATTCATGACCTTTCAAATCAGCGAATTTATTATCGGAAACATATTTCAATTTGATTTCATTTGGATATCCTACCAATCCTTCAGTATGTGCCGGGGAAACTACAGGGTCTGCCAATTCCCAAATCTTTCCGACAGGGTCCTTGAATGCTCCGTCACCGTAAACCATCACTTCTATTTGTTTCCCTGTAAGTTCAATCAATCTTTTTTGAACTTCATGAACAACAGCATCTCCGGTTTTTGGGAACAGTTTCAATTTTTCCTCAGTTGCCTTGTTGGAACCAAGCAATCCGTAATCAGGATTGCAGCCTGAATCGCCAATAGGTTCGGTTAGGATTTCATGCAATCCGAATACATTGGCTCCTTCAGCCTTAAGGAATTTGGTGGTTTTTTCTCTTGTGTGGATATCGCAGGTCAATACATCAGTATTGTAGTCAAGAATTGTTTTCACATCGTTGGAAAAGACGAATTCGACTTCACAGTCTTCGCTTTCAATCAATTCCCTGTAGAAGTCAATCATGTTGATTCCGGTGAATGGGTGTTTCCATGAACCGAAGGTTTCCTTGTATTCATCTTCAGAGATGACGCTTCCTAAATTAAATTCGCTTGCCTCTAGGATCTCTTCGTCTAAAATACCGTTTCCAACTTCATCTGCAGGGAAAGAGGTTAAAAGGGTGATCTTGTCCATTCCTCTTGCAATACCCTTTAAGATGATGGAGAATCTGTTTCTGCTTAAGATAGGATTTGTCACTCCAATGTTCTTGGATGGGAACTTGTTTTGGACGTCTTGTGCAACATCATCCACAGTCACATAGTTTCCTTCTGAAATACCTACGACCGCTTCGGTGATTGCTACAATGTCCTTGTCTCTGAATTCAAATCCTTCGCTTTCCTTTGCTGCCATCAATGAATCAACAACTATGGTAGCCAAATCGTCATTTTCTTTAATAATAGGTGTTCTTATTCCACGTACTACAGTACCAACACATCTCATTTTGATTACTCCTAAATAAACATAAATATTTGTTGGGTCAAAATTCCAACAACCTATTAATTTTATATTCGTTTAATTATATATATGTTAAGATTTTTTGATTTTCATAGAATTATTCTTAATGAATGTGGAGAAATATCATCTATTTTTAAGCTCTTTTTTAAAAAGTATTACTTTTTCCAAAATTATATATATTTTAATAATAATACAATCTATTATGAAAGATATTATTAATCCGAATGTGGAAATTCCTGATGATCAGGTAGCTATGGCATTCTTTAGGAGTGTCCGTTGGGTTAATGGAGTCTATTGTCCTAAATGCAAATCATATAATGTCAACAATAGGGGAAACCAAGGCAGAACCCGCAGATATGTATGCAAGGATTGCGGTGCCAATTTCAATGACTTTTCAGGTACAATCTTCCATAAAAGCAAGATACCTCTCAATGTGATGTTGTATATACTGTTTAATTTGGATAATAAAACAACTACTCAATTGTCTGAAGAGCTGGATTACAGCAGGCAATGCATTTCAAGAATATCCAAATTGTTCCGGGAAAAGCTATTGGACAATCCGGAATATTTTGACATTGAAGAATGATTTTTACTTTTTTATTTCCTGCTTCAATATTTCACTGATTTGCCTATTTCTGATATGACATTTTTTTTCAAATGTTAGTTTATCGGTGCATATTTTCTCGTTTTTGTAACTTTGATGGTACATCCATGTTAGCATATTAGTATATAACAATTGTTAATTTTTTCTTCATTAACCTAAATAATCTATCCCAATTACTTTTATTCAGATTAAATTTGAATAATATTTGAAATAAATGAATTTTAGTTGTATTTACACTATGTAACTCTTTTAAAATAGTTTATTTAATGTAAATTTTCTAAAATTAAAGCTATTTTTTGCACTATTAATCTATCATTCCTTTATTTAATGAAAAACATTATATACTTTGTTTTCCAATTTTAATATAAGTAATAAGTTTTTAAATTATATTTTATTAATCCATAAAAACTAATTGATAAATACTTTTTTAATTTCAAATTAAACCTTTATTTTAATTTATTAGTTTTTTCTAAATTATTAAAAAATAGTTTATAAAAAAACAACTTATTATTTTAAAATTTTTATGTAACTTTAAAATTTCATATGGATTTTAAATTAGTTATGTGAAAGTGTTTTGTTTAATTTTAAAAATTAAAGTGATTTTATGGATAAAAAAATTCTCGCAATTATTGCTGTTATTATTATAGCTCTTGTAGCTGTAGGTGCTTACTTTGCAACCAGTGGCGGCTCCAGTGACAATGTGGTAAGAATCGGTCACTTGCCTTCAGATCACGACACCGCACTTTTCGTTGCACAGGAAAAGAAAATGTTTGAAGATCAAGGTCTTACTGTTGAACTCACTCAATTTAACAACGGTGGAGACTTAATGACTGCTATGGCAAGTGGAGATATCGATATTGGTTATGCAGGTATTACCCCTGTAATGTCTTCCATTTCCCAAGGGGTTCCAGTGAAAGTTGTATCTGGTGCTCAAATTGAAGGAAGTTCAATCGTTGCTGGTGAAAACAGTGGAATCAACACCGTTGCAGACTTAAAAGGCAAAACCGTTGCAACCCCTGGTGAAGCAACCATTCAAAACATGCTTTTGACCTCTGCACTCACCCAAGCAGGTGTATCAACCAAAGATGTTGAATTCACTACCATGAAAGCTGCTCAAATGACTGATGCTTTAAAAGCAGGTCAAGTTGACGCCATGATCATTTGGGAGCCATATGCTTCCATTGCAGTTAAGAACGGTGACGGCAAATTAGTGGAAACCAGTGGAGAAATCATTCCTGGCCACCCATGCTGCTGTGTTGTAGCAAGAGAAGACTTCATCAACAATCATCCTGATGAATTGAAGAAAGTCTTGAAAGCTCATGAAGATGCTACTGAATTCACCAATGCAAACCCTGCAGAAGCAGCCAAATGCTTACCTGAAGATATTGTGCCTGATCAAGAATTGCAAGCAAGTGTAATAAAAGACACTACCTTCATTTCCGGTTTAGACAGCTCTTACAAACAAAATGTAATGGCATTCATGAACCTTGAAGTACAATTAGGTCTTTTAGAAAAACCTTTAACTCAAGACCAAATCTTCGCAGACATATAAATCTATAATTTATTTTAGATTTGATGATAAGTTTTGCTCTTTTGAGTAATTCTTATTTTCTTATTTTTTTTAACTTTTTTTTAAGATTTTTAATCATTTTCAATTTTCTTAAAAGATTTCTTAAAACTTTAAATAGGTTAAAATCTGTTATATTTCATTCTTTTCATTTTTTTCATTTATAATTGAATTTTTTTAAATGCTAAATTATATATATTATAGAGTAATAATTATTAATATATAAATGAATATAATAAAAATTTTATAGATAGTGATTTATGTGGATATTAAGAAAGAATTTTTACCATTTATTTTACCGGCAATACTTCTTATAATCTGGTATCTTCTTACTGATGGATTGCATCTGATTCCCTATTACATCCTGCCAAGTCCATTGAATGTGTTTACTGCAGGATGGAATCTGATAAGCAGTGGAAAATTGTTTATGCATACCTCAAGTACTCTTGTAAAGGTATTTTCAGGCATTATCCTTGCATCAGTGGTTGCAATTCCTTTAGGAATAATTCTTGGATGGTATGAGACTTTAGATAGATTAAGTTCCTTGATCATCAGTATCCTAAGGCCTATCCCTCCAATTTCATGGATCCCATTTTCCATTCTTTGGTTTGGTATAGGATTGTCCTCAGCAGTATTTGTAATATTTATCGGTTGTGTATTCTCCGTGCTTGTCTATACCATTGACGGTGTAAAGAGAACAGACAAGGTTTTGATTGAAGCTGCCCAAACCTTAGGTGCTAACAATTGGGATATCCTAACTAAGATTGTACTTCCTTCCACATTGCCTTATATCGTCTCAGGACTTAAGGTAGGTGTAAGTATTGCATTGATGTGTACAGTCTCTGCTGAGATGATTGCTTCAAGCAGAGGTTTAGGTTATATGATCCTGACTGCAAGTCAATTGTTCCAGCCAGGAACTGTAGTGGTTGGTATGATAGTAATTGGTATAATCGGTATTTTATTTGATTATGGATTTAGAAAGGCACAAGAGAAAATATTCTGGTAATTCGATTATGAATCTATAAGGCATAAAAAAAATATTCTGGTAATTACCAGGTTTAAATATTATTAAAAGGTGTTTATATTGGCAATTGATATAAAAAATGTTTCTAAATCATTTGTTACAAAAGATAAAGATTTCATGGCATTGAAAGATATAAATTTACATGTTGATGATGGAGAGCTAATCTGTCTTTTAGGGCCTTCAGGTTGTGGAAAAACAACCCTTTTGAGAATGGTTGCAGGTTTGGAAACACCTGATGAGGGTGAAATTTACGATAGAGGGGAACTTGTCGAAGGACCTTCAAAAGATAGGGGCTTCATTTTTCAGCAATACTCATTATTCCCTTGGCTGAATGTTTTGGATAATGTTATGTTCGGATTGAATTTGGCAGGTGAAAACAGCAAGGAAGAAAATCTTCAGGCTGCTGAAAGATACTTGGATAGAGTGGGATTGGCGGATTTCAAATACAGTTATCCTCATGAGCTTTCCGGTGGTATGAAGCAAAGGGTGGCAATTATCCGTTCCTTATTGAATCACACTCCGGTATTGCTTATGGATGAGCCATTCTCTGCAGTTGACATGTTGAATAGGCATACATTACAGGAACAATTGATTGGAGTATGGAAAAGATTTGAGACTACAATTCTTTTTGTTACCCACGATGTTGATGAAGCGGTCTATTTGGCAGACAAGATTGTGATTATGGATAAAAGGCCAGGTAGAATAAAAGATGTGGTGGAAGTTCCACTTGAACGTCCTAGACAAAGGGAATCAAGAGAATTCCTGGATTTCCAAGATGAAATTGAAAAGCTATTGGGAATTTGGGAGCCCTAATTTTTTTTCACTGTTTAGACTAATTGGTCTAAATTTATTTTCTATTTTTTTATTTTTTAAAAAGAGTTTCTATTTTTTTATAGTAATTTGGAATTGAAATTAGGATTTAATGTTCCGTATCTTCCATTCCTTACAGATTCATAAATGAATTTTGTGGATCTTTCAATAGCTGTTTTTAGATTATCATCATCAGAGCTGTTCTCATCCTTTTCATTCAATAAAATGAGATTTGCACAGATTGCAGCTGATAGGCTGCATCCGGTTCCATGCAGATTGTCTGTTTTGATTAGATCTTGATGCAGTGTGCTTAATTCATCCTTTTCCTTATTGTAAATGATGTTTGTTCCATTAAGATGTCCGCCGGTAATCATCACATTGCAGTATTCCCCAATCTTATATGCTGCTTCCTTTGCATCATCAACATTTTCTATTTTCATATTGGATAGTTTTTCAGCTTCGGAAACATTCGGAGTTACAAGGACGGTCTTTTCAAGAAGATGTTCTTTCAATGCATCAGCTATTTCTGACTTTCCCAGTGCGTCTCCTGCACTTGCGACCATCACTGGATCAACAACTATGCTTAAATCATATTCTTCGACCTTTTTACTTACAAGCTGGATGATTTCCTTTGAGTATAATAAGCCTGTCTTTGAGTATTTGATAGCATACTCATCAAAAATAGAATCTATCTGCTGTGAGATACTATGAAGTGTAACAGGTTCAACAGAAAAGACCTTTTTAGGATTCTGTGCGGTGAGCGCAGTGACTACTGCACATCCATGAACGCCATGTGCAGCCATGGTTTTGATGTCGGTGCTTATTCCCGCTCCTCCTGATGGATCGAATCCTGCAATTGTAAGTCCTATCATATTATCCCTTGCTTTATCATTGTAAAAAAAAGTTAATTGAAAATTATTTTATTTCTTATTTTTTTAGAAAGTTAATTGAAATTATTTTATTCCTCTGTATCCCGAGTGACCTTAAGTCTTTCATGGCCATGACAGGATTCCACCTTGATTCCAAGGGATTCAAGATACTTTTTGGTTTCTGTTCCATTTCCATGAAGCATGATTTCTCCAAGGTCTTCTGTGGTATTTACATCAAGTGCCATATAGAATGAGTCGTGAACTAAAGGAGCCAGCTTTTTCCTTTCAGCCTCTTCAATATGCTTCTTGAAGCTGAATCCTCCGAATTTCATGTCAATGGCCAATGGTTTGATGATCAATGTATTGGTTCCACCGCCTTTTGACGGAACGATTATGAAATCAAGATGCTTTGCCTGGTCAATGAGAAGCTTGATATTGGTTTTTCCAATCAATGGAATGTCGGATGGCAAGATAATGACTTTTCTGGTTTTCTTTCTAGACCATTTCATTGCCTGTTTCAATGCTTTGTTCAACGGAATTTCATCACCGGATTTTGAAGTTTTAGAGGGTTTATGGTCCTCTTCAACAAGTGTGGTAAGTTCCAATTCCTCTGCAAAGGCCAAAACCTCCGGATCTTTGCTTATTATTACAATCTTATCTACAATAGGCTTTAATGTGATTGCAATGTCTTTGAGCATAGCCTTTAAAAGATTTTTTCTCTCCTCAGGTGATAAGAAAGGAGATAATCTTGTTTTAGCATTTGCAAATTGATTTACAGGAATTATTGCATAAATCTTTTCCATTTCCATTCCTCTTGATTTTCTAGTGAATTTTGTTTTAAATTAAATTATCATTAGTATGTTTTTGCCATAAGAGCGAGATGTTTTGCTGGCTTCCCGCAATGTGGACATACCTTATCGGTTTCAATGTTCTCTTCGTTAATTCCGAGAATGTCCACATCAGTTTCCTCTTCAATGGATTTTCCGCATTCCTCATCTCCACACCAATAGAACTTGACGACCTTTCCTTCATCAACTATTTCGGATACATTCTCAAGGCTTTCTAAAGTGACTATCTTCTCTTCCTGTTTAGCCCAGGAATTGGATTTCAGGCTTTCTTCAACTTCAATCAAAAGATCTTCCACTTTTCCAGCAACATCATCATCTAAGCTGATTTCAATCTTCTCGCCAGTGTCCCTTCTTCCGATGATTGCCACATTGTTGTTCAAGTCCCTTGGACCTAATTCGAATCTGAGAGGAGTTCCTTTCAATTCCCAATCAAAGAATTTCTTTCCAGGTCTGATGTCCCTTGTATCCATTTGGACTCTAATGCCTTTGGCTTCCAATGATTCCTTGATTTCATTACATTTAGCCATCACTTCCTCTCCACCATCCTTGAAAATGATTGGAATGATTGTAATCTGTTTTGGGGAAATCTCCGGAGGCAATTGAAGACCTTTTTCATCTCCATGGGCTGCAATGGCTGCAGCAATTACCCTATCAGATATTCCATAGCATGTCTGATAGGCATATTCATGATTTCCTTCCTTGTTCTCAAAGGTGATTTCAAAGGTCTTTGCAAAGGTCTGGCCTAAATTGTGAACGGTACCGATCTGCAATGTCTTTCCATCAGGCATGATGGTGTCAAAGGCCATTGTGTACTCTGCACCAGGGAACTTGTCCCAAACAGGCCTTTTGCTGATTAGGTAAGCGATTCCAAGCCCATCGAAGAATTTCTTATAGATTTCGATTCCTGTTTCAACTTGCTCTTCAGCTTCCTCAGCGCTTGAATGCACGGTATGTGCTTCAGCAAAGGTTGTGATTTCCCTTACCCTTATGAGTGGCCTTGTATGTTTTGTCTCATATCTGAAGGTGTTCACCACTTGGTATTGCTTTATCGGCAAGTCAATATGTGATCTCACATATAATGAAAACATAGGATACATTGCGGTTTCACTTGTAGGTCTGATTGCCAATTTCTCATTCAATTCTGTCTGACCGCCATGGGTTACCCAGTATACCTCGTCTTCAAATCCCTTTACATGAATTCCTTCTTTTGCAAGTTCTCCTTCTGGAATAAGCAATGGATATAAGGTTTCATCATGCTCTTCATCCATCAAATCCCTAAAGATGTTTAAGGTTGCTCTTCTGATTTGAAATCCGTAAGGAAGCCATACAGCCATTCCCTTAATAGGATATCTTGAATCGGTTATTTCCGCCTTTTCTAAAATCTCATGGAACCATTCACTAAAATTTTCCACATTATCACCTAATTTGAATAAAAATATAAGTTTAAGTTAAAATAACTAATGATGGATTCAGCCATCTTATCAGTTATCATATTAGTTTAATAATATTTATAATATGTTTTTAATTTATTATATAGTTTATAGTTTAAAAATCTTAGTTTTAGGATTTGAAATTCTTATTCTTAATTTCATTTGAAAAAGATAAATCAAAACTTATTTAATTTATAGAAAACATATATTAAATTAATATTAATTAACATGCTATAAATTTTTAAGAATAATATAGATTCAAAGATTAAGAAAATTAATTTTTAAGGAGATAATATGGATTCTAAAACAATTCAAATGCCAAGAGAAGTGCATATTGGGCCTAATGTTCTTGATGAAATAGGGGAAATATGCAAGAATTTACGTTTATTTGATGAGGCTCTTGTCGTTTCTGGTTTTCATACATATGATGTGGCTGGAAAGCAGACAGTTGAGGCTTTGGAAAGATCAGACTTTGGAGTTGAAGTCGTTAAAGTCAAGGATGCTTCAATGGAGTCTGTTGAGTTGGTTCAGGAAAGAATAGCCAATGCTTCTGTAGTATTGGGTGTTGGAGGAGGTAAGATCATTGATGTTGCAAAGCTTGCTTCCACAAATGCACATAATTACTTCATTTCCGTTCCGACAACTGCCTCTCACGATGGTATCGCATCACCTATGGCATCAATAAAGAATGACAAAGGCTCCGTATCAAAGAATGCAAATTCTCCAATGGCTGTTGTTGCAGATACGGGCATCATCAACACTTCTCCTTTTAGATTAATCGCTTCCGGATGTGCGGATATAGTTTCAAACTATACTGCAATCAAGGATTGGAAATTGGCTTATAGATTAAGGAATGAGCCATATAGTGAGTCAGCAGCTGCATTGTCTGAAATGACTGCAAAGCTTATCATCAAGTCTTCCGACAGCATTAAGGAAGGTCTTGAGGAAAGTGCAAGAATTGTAGTGAAGTCATTGTTCAGCAGTGGTATGGCAATAAGCATTGCAGGTTCATCAAGGCCTGCAAGCGGATCCGAACACCTGTTCAGCCATGCATTGGATAGAGTGGCTAAAAAGCCTGCATTGCACGGTGAGCAATGTGGTGTGGGAACAATCATGATGATGCATTTGCATGGCGGCAACTGGAGATCCATCCAGAATATTCTAAAGACTATCGGCGCTCCAACAACTGCAGCGGAACTGGGAATTGATGATGATGAGATCATTGATGCATTGACAATGGCACATAC
This region includes:
- a CDS encoding transposase produces the protein MKDIINPNVEIPDDQVAMAFFRSVRWVNGVYCPKCKSYNVNNRGNQGRTRRYVCKDCGANFNDFSGTIFHKSKIPLNVMLYILFNLDNKTTTQLSEELDYSRQCISRISKLFREKLLDNPEYFDIEE
- a CDS encoding coenzyme F420-0:L-glutamate ligase, producing MRCVGTVVRGIRTPIIKENDDLATIVVDSLMAAKESEGFEFRDKDIVAITEAVVGISEGNYVTVDDVAQDVQNKFPSKNIGVTNPILSRNRFSIILKGIARGMDKITLLTSFPADEVGNGILDEEILEASEFNLGSVISEDEYKETFGSWKHPFTGINMIDFYRELIESEDCEVEFVFSNDVKTILDYNTDVLTCDIHTREKTTKFLKAEGANVFGLHEILTEPIGDSGCNPDYGLLGSNKATEEKLKLFPKTGDAVVHEVQKRLIELTGKQIEVMVYGDGAFKDPVGKIWELADPVVSPAHTEGLVGYPNEIKLKYVSDNKFADLKGHELKEAIKEEIRQKDADLTGQMITEGTTPRVLTDLIGSLCDLTSGSGDKGTPVVFIQGYFDNLAND
- a CDS encoding ABC transporter substrate-binding protein translates to MDKKILAIIAVIIIALVAVGAYFATSGGSSDNVVRIGHLPSDHDTALFVAQEKKMFEDQGLTVELTQFNNGGDLMTAMASGDIDIGYAGITPVMSSISQGVPVKVVSGAQIEGSSIVAGENSGINTVADLKGKTVATPGEATIQNMLLTSALTQAGVSTKDVEFTTMKAAQMTDALKAGQVDAMIIWEPYASIAVKNGDGKLVETSGEIIPGHPCCCVVAREDFINNHPDELKKVLKAHEDATEFTNANPAEAAKCLPEDIVPDQELQASVIKDTTFISGLDSSYKQNVMAFMNLEVQLGLLEKPLTQDQIFADI
- a CDS encoding class I SAM-dependent methyltransferase; amino-acid sequence: MNYQRLYEDADLENEIYDIICDGEDIFDVLKRNNHYEYHYFLSPLRQNLFHWYPFKKEGSLLEIGAGYGQLTSLFTEKLGRVVAVEESESKCKIISKRAEDAEVIVSDFNDIELDEKFDYIVLCNVFEYAKSFVQSENPYVDYLDYLKKFLKDDGVILLALSNRLGLKYFAGYKEEHTNQYFNGINGYSDIDFVQTFAKTEICNIIDASGFSNYKFFYPYPNHEFPQVINTDRFINEIPYTGVNDYSSERTLIFDEVKLNLSLSQENLSQYFANSFLIEIRSSDMTYPTDKIDYVKLGTDRKEEFNIYTTIWSDGKVSKTPISTKSNDHIKKMFEGSTYVIGKIKCLNAEMNDNALYYDFLKQKSCEYLLLDAIADDDKDKFFKLIEDYYDALFYNSFESNAYCTEEFLKIFKVKSDIKFHCHKKSYLDSIFANMFLIDGEFTLIDYEWIFDFPIPLEYIFYRSFNYHFYSNSLIREFTNFEEIFEHFNLDIGNLKLFMTWECNFLRYIIKRPNRPPYTKSKIKSIENIEKNDKLQKEIDLKNAEIKKKEKEIKKKDKEIKSFLNSNSWKMTKPIRKVKSILKKN
- a CDS encoding ABC transporter permease, with translation MDIKKEFLPFILPAILLIIWYLLTDGLHLIPYYILPSPLNVFTAGWNLISSGKLFMHTSSTLVKVFSGIILASVVAIPLGIILGWYETLDRLSSLIISILRPIPPISWIPFSILWFGIGLSSAVFVIFIGCVFSVLVYTIDGVKRTDKVLIEAAQTLGANNWDILTKIVLPSTLPYIVSGLKVGVSIALMCTVSAEMIASSRGLGYMILTASQLFQPGTVVVGMIVIGIIGILFDYGFRKAQEKIFW
- a CDS encoding adenylosuccinate synthetase, whose protein sequence is MTCSILVGGAWGDEGKGKCITYLCDKDKPSIIARAGVGPNAGHSVEFNGEKYGLRLTPSGFVHKDAKLMIGAGVLVNPDVLFKEFEDLKKYDVKERMSVDPRCAIINDDHISRDKSSEHLAKKIGSTGSGCGPANSDRVMRNISLAKDIPELEDYIADVSIACNDAIENGDDVFIEGSQGFALSLYYGSYPFVTSKDTTASTFAADVGVGPTKVDEVINVFKSYISRVGEGPFPTEMTQEEAESKGLEEYGVVTGRRRRIGYFDMELAKESCRINGATQIALTCVDKLFDCARVQDYGQLSAETKAFISEIEQETGVPVTIISTGPDLKDTIDLRKELL
- a CDS encoding ABC transporter ATP-binding protein, with translation MAIDIKNVSKSFVTKDKDFMALKDINLHVDDGELICLLGPSGCGKTTLLRMVAGLETPDEGEIYDRGELVEGPSKDRGFIFQQYSLFPWLNVLDNVMFGLNLAGENSKEENLQAAERYLDRVGLADFKYSYPHELSGGMKQRVAIIRSLLNHTPVLLMDEPFSAVDMLNRHTLQEQLIGVWKRFETTILFVTHDVDEAVYLADKIVIMDKRPGRIKDVVEVPLERPRQRESREFLDFQDEIEKLLGIWEP